One genomic segment of Amycolatopsis sp. Hca4 includes these proteins:
- the hpaD gene encoding 3,4-dihydroxyphenylacetate 2,3-dioxygenase, whose translation MTATPPDVIRCAYAELVVTDLAASRAFYVDVLGLVVTHEDSSALYLRAFEEYLHHSLVLREGPEPALGVLAYRVRTPADLELAEAYYRGLGCPVSRRTAGATRGIGEAVRVLDPLGFPVEFFHEAEHVERFTQRYDVHGAGALSRLDHFNLDTPDVPAARKYYEGLGFRVSEDIQDDEGTVYAAWMFRKPTVHDVALTGGDGPRLHHIAFASHERHQILHICDHLGALRKSGMIERGPGRHGVSNAFYLYLRDPDGHRIELYTHDYYTGDPDNPVITWDVHDNQRRDWWGNPVVPSWYTDASLVLDLDGRVQPVVERAEPREADVTIGADGFSHTGGAEYKLGEQV comes from the coding sequence ATGACCGCCACCCCGCCGGACGTCATCCGCTGCGCGTACGCCGAACTCGTCGTCACGGACCTGGCCGCGTCGCGGGCGTTCTACGTCGACGTGCTCGGGCTCGTCGTCACCCACGAAGACTCCTCCGCGCTGTACCTCAGGGCGTTCGAGGAATACCTGCACCACTCGCTGGTGCTGCGCGAGGGCCCGGAACCCGCGCTGGGCGTGCTGGCCTACCGGGTACGCACCCCGGCCGACCTCGAGCTGGCCGAGGCGTACTACCGCGGGCTCGGCTGCCCGGTCTCCCGGCGAACGGCCGGCGCCACCCGCGGCATCGGCGAGGCGGTGCGCGTGCTCGACCCGCTCGGGTTCCCGGTCGAGTTCTTCCACGAGGCCGAGCACGTCGAGCGGTTCACCCAGCGCTACGACGTCCACGGCGCCGGCGCGCTGTCGCGGTTGGACCACTTCAACCTCGACACCCCGGACGTCCCGGCGGCCCGGAAGTACTACGAGGGCCTGGGTTTCCGCGTCTCGGAGGACATCCAGGACGACGAGGGCACGGTGTACGCGGCCTGGATGTTCCGCAAGCCGACGGTCCACGACGTGGCCCTGACCGGCGGCGACGGCCCGCGGCTGCACCACATCGCGTTCGCCTCGCACGAACGGCACCAGATCCTGCACATCTGCGACCACCTGGGCGCACTGCGGAAGTCCGGGATGATCGAACGCGGCCCGGGCCGCCACGGCGTGTCGAACGCGTTCTACCTCTACCTCCGCGACCCGGACGGGCACCGCATCGAGCTCTACACGCACGACTACTACACGGGGGACCCGGACAACCCGGTGATCACCTGGGACGTCCACGACAACCAGCGCCGCGACTGGTGGGGCAACCCGGTGGTGCCGAGCTGGTACACCGACGCGTCGCTCGTGCTCGACCTCGACGGGCGCGTCCAGCCGGTCGTCGAACGGGCCGAGCCGCGCGAAGCCGACGTCACCATCGGCGCCGACGGATTCTCCCACACCGGCGGGGCGGAGTACAAGCTGGGCGAGCAGGTGTAA
- a CDS encoding signal peptidase II, whose product MSDNSTTAAVHSTQVTRNGGLAVFALLAVVTVVDQLGKWWAWRHAPLARINYGGNFLVGETISHWYADPTTGALLDLMDFGVLTAAAVVLIRRRPSAVVLVPAGLMVGGWISNLFDRLGLHYLTAPGSVRGAVDFIALGPIRYNLADVFIVCATLLFILAVITSTLFTNRPRAASPAPPKRHHRRRTWLSGVATATCLVLVVGFGALNYGGVTTPNPSPGTTSTR is encoded by the coding sequence ATGAGCGACAACTCGACGACAGCCGCCGTCCACTCGACCCAGGTGACACGAAACGGCGGGTTGGCAGTGTTCGCCCTGCTGGCGGTGGTCACCGTGGTGGACCAGCTCGGCAAGTGGTGGGCCTGGCGGCACGCACCCCTGGCGAGAATCAACTACGGCGGCAACTTCCTCGTCGGCGAAACGATCAGCCACTGGTACGCCGACCCGACCACCGGCGCACTGCTCGACCTGATGGACTTCGGTGTGCTGACCGCCGCCGCGGTCGTCCTGATCCGCCGCCGGCCGTCGGCGGTCGTTCTCGTTCCCGCCGGCCTCATGGTCGGTGGCTGGATCAGCAACCTGTTCGACCGCCTGGGGCTGCACTACCTGACCGCCCCGGGCAGCGTGCGCGGAGCGGTCGACTTCATCGCACTCGGCCCGATCCGCTACAACCTGGCCGACGTGTTCATCGTCTGCGCCACGCTTTTGTTCATCCTCGCCGTGATCACCAGCACCTTGTTCACCAACCGGCCCAGAGCCGCGTCCCCCGCGCCCCCGAAGCGACACCATCGACGTCGCACCTGGCTGTCCGGAGTCGCCACCGCCACCTGTCTCGTCCTGGTCGTCGGTTTCGGAGCGCTGAACTACGGCGGCGTGACCACACCGAACCCCTCCCCCGGCACCACCAGCACCCGATAA
- a CDS encoding phage tail sheath subtilisin-like domain-containing protein has protein sequence MPNYLSPGVYTEEVSSGSKPIEGVGTAVAGFVGFAEQGPVDEPVLVTNWTQFTQAFGGFVDGGYLAHAVYGFFLNGGGAAYVVRIGGDGAAAEGNGQPALEAGRSAAAELAGAGGRPLIVRAREPGPSGNGVVIDVQDPSEPGEDTFKLVVRAHGVEEVYDNVTVRRGPANVATAVRQSKLITIEETKPGSAAVPAKGTAVTLSGGEAAGPAPVAPGDYVGDAADRTGFAGLEAIDDITMLCVPDLMSAYRRGLLDADGVKAVQLAMIAHCELMSDRVAILDPLPDLRPQRLKDWRMNDTGYDSKYATLYWPWLNVMGHDGRPVPVPPCGHVAGVWARNDDTRGVHKAPANEVLRGVLDLPSGLTRREHDTLNPVGVNCIRSFPGQGIRIWGARTLSSDPEWRYLNVRRLFNYVEKSILNGTNWVVFEPNDQYLWSAVNRTIGMFLRRVWRSGALFGDTPEQAFYVKCDAENNPPENRDAGVLTVDIGIAPVKPAEFVVFRLSQYSEGTALQE, from the coding sequence ATGCCCAACTACCTGTCGCCAGGCGTCTACACCGAAGAGGTGTCCTCGGGCTCGAAGCCGATCGAGGGCGTGGGCACCGCGGTCGCCGGGTTCGTCGGGTTCGCCGAGCAGGGGCCGGTCGACGAGCCGGTGCTGGTCACCAACTGGACGCAGTTCACCCAGGCGTTCGGCGGGTTCGTCGACGGGGGCTACCTCGCCCACGCGGTGTACGGCTTCTTCCTCAACGGCGGCGGCGCGGCCTACGTGGTCCGCATCGGCGGGGACGGCGCCGCGGCCGAGGGCAACGGGCAGCCGGCGCTGGAAGCCGGGCGTTCCGCGGCCGCGGAGCTCGCGGGCGCCGGCGGCCGGCCGCTGATCGTGCGGGCCCGGGAGCCCGGGCCGTCCGGCAACGGAGTCGTCATCGACGTCCAAGACCCCTCCGAACCGGGCGAAGACACCTTCAAGCTCGTGGTGCGCGCGCACGGCGTCGAGGAGGTCTACGACAACGTGACCGTGCGCCGCGGGCCGGCCAACGTGGCCACCGCGGTCCGCCAGTCCAAGCTGATCACCATCGAGGAGACGAAGCCGGGGTCGGCGGCGGTGCCGGCGAAGGGCACCGCGGTGACGCTCAGCGGCGGCGAAGCGGCCGGACCGGCGCCCGTCGCCCCCGGCGACTACGTCGGCGACGCCGCCGACCGCACCGGGTTCGCCGGGCTCGAGGCCATCGACGACATCACCATGCTGTGCGTGCCGGACCTGATGAGCGCCTACCGGCGTGGCCTCCTCGACGCCGACGGGGTGAAGGCCGTGCAGCTGGCGATGATCGCGCACTGCGAGCTGATGTCGGACCGGGTGGCGATCCTCGACCCGCTGCCGGACCTGAGACCGCAGCGGCTCAAGGACTGGCGGATGAACGACACCGGCTACGACTCGAAGTACGCCACGCTGTACTGGCCCTGGCTGAACGTCATGGGGCACGACGGACGGCCGGTGCCGGTGCCGCCGTGCGGGCACGTGGCCGGTGTGTGGGCCCGCAACGACGACACCCGCGGGGTGCACAAGGCCCCGGCCAACGAGGTGCTGCGCGGGGTGCTCGACCTGCCGTCCGGGCTGACCCGCCGCGAGCACGACACGCTGAACCCGGTCGGCGTCAACTGCATCCGGTCCTTCCCCGGCCAGGGCATCCGCATCTGGGGCGCGCGCACGCTCTCCAGCGACCCGGAATGGCGGTACCTGAACGTGCGGCGGCTGTTCAACTACGTCGAGAAGTCGATCCTCAACGGCACGAACTGGGTCGTCTTCGAACCGAACGACCAGTACCTGTGGAGCGCGGTCAACCGCACGATCGGCATGTTCCTGCGCCGGGTGTGGCGCAGCGGCGCGCTCTTCGGCGACACACCCGAGCAGGCGTTCTACGTCAAGTGCGACGCGGAGAACAACCCGCCGGAGAACCGGGACGCCGGGGTGCTCACCGTGGACATCGGGATCGCCCCGGTGAAGCCGGCCGAGTTCGTGGTGTTCCGGCTGTCCCAGTACTCCGAGGGCACCGCGCTGCAGGAGTGA
- a CDS encoding phage tail protein, with amino-acid sequence MTGQFVSAARFLITCEGWAVGLGFSEMSGFSSAVEHQEYSYNGRLGNVHTKQFGRPKPPSVTLKRALDAAGFGQLFAWHALARLNSPLAKVPATFTIMDAAGTVTANVLLENAWCAKVELDPTTAGSSSVVMMKTTIECDAVLLI; translated from the coding sequence ATGACCGGCCAGTTCGTCAGTGCCGCACGGTTCCTGATCACCTGCGAAGGCTGGGCCGTGGGGCTGGGGTTCTCCGAGATGTCGGGGTTCAGCTCGGCCGTGGAGCACCAGGAGTACTCCTACAACGGCCGGCTCGGCAACGTCCACACCAAGCAGTTCGGGCGGCCGAAACCACCGTCGGTGACGCTGAAGCGGGCGCTGGACGCGGCCGGGTTCGGGCAGCTGTTCGCCTGGCACGCGCTGGCCAGGCTGAACAGCCCGCTGGCGAAGGTGCCTGCCACCTTCACGATCATGGACGCCGCAGGCACGGTCACCGCGAACGTCCTGCTGGAGAACGCCTGGTGCGCGAAGGTGGAGCTCGATCCGACCACCGCCGGCTCGTCCTCCGTGGTGATGATGAAGACGACGATCGAATGCGACGCGGTCCTGCTGATCTGA
- a CDS encoding phage tail protein: MTSATTQAQVISAARFYLSFTNLGTIAFSELQGITSKVGAQEYIYNDDKGNTVHTKQFGKTEPPTITLRRGLDAAGNAKLMAWHALARSGDPTARGDGTLTIMDAQGKGQIVYTLHHAWCSELVVSGMKAGDSAVATIECKVTCESIAVTPPATS, encoded by the coding sequence ATGACCTCCGCGACCACCCAGGCCCAGGTGATCTCCGCCGCGCGGTTCTACCTGAGCTTCACCAACCTCGGCACGATCGCGTTCTCCGAGCTGCAGGGCATCACGTCGAAGGTGGGCGCCCAGGAGTACATCTACAACGACGACAAGGGGAACACCGTGCACACCAAGCAGTTCGGCAAGACCGAGCCGCCGACGATCACCCTCAGGCGCGGCCTGGACGCGGCGGGCAACGCGAAGCTGATGGCCTGGCACGCACTGGCCCGCAGCGGCGATCCCACCGCCCGCGGTGACGGCACGCTGACCATCATGGACGCCCAGGGCAAGGGCCAGATCGTCTACACGCTGCACCACGCGTGGTGCTCGGAGCTCGTGGTGAGCGGCATGAAGGCCGGTGACTCGGCGGTGGCCACCATCGAGTGCAAGGTCACCTGCGAAAGCATCGCGGTCACCCCGCCGGCCACCAGCTGA
- a CDS encoding phage tail assembly protein: MFPAETSFATAAAPAAAGLRTEFPFVLPRGFVDEHGRVHRDGAMRLSTARDEIGTQVDPRVRQNSAYLTVLLLERTVVRLGSLPVVDAPVIEGLFSSDLAFLQDLYRRINQQGHTEAEVTCPDCGHEFAVDIAGDAPGES; encoded by the coding sequence ATGTTTCCCGCCGAAACCTCCTTCGCCACCGCGGCCGCGCCCGCGGCCGCCGGCCTGCGGACCGAATTCCCGTTCGTGCTGCCGCGCGGGTTCGTCGACGAGCACGGCCGCGTGCACCGCGACGGCGCGATGCGGTTGTCCACGGCCCGCGACGAGATCGGCACGCAGGTCGATCCGCGGGTCCGGCAGAACTCCGCGTACCTGACGGTGCTGCTGCTGGAACGCACGGTGGTCCGCCTGGGCAGCCTGCCGGTGGTGGACGCGCCGGTGATCGAGGGGCTGTTCTCCTCGGACCTGGCGTTCCTGCAGGACCTGTACCGGCGGATCAACCAGCAGGGCCACACCGAGGCCGAGGTCACCTGCCCGGACTGCGGTCACGAGTTCGCGGTGGACATCGCCGGTGATGCCCCGGGGGAATCCTGA
- a CDS encoding DUF6760 family protein — translation MWEEIAYLAYYLHWPFTELADLDHHSRSRVITEVGRINEQLNAGDSLPA, via the coding sequence CTGTGGGAGGAGATCGCGTACCTCGCCTACTACCTGCACTGGCCGTTCACCGAACTGGCCGACCTCGACCACCACTCCCGCAGCCGGGTGATCACCGAGGTCGGCCGGATCAACGAGCAGCTCAACGCCGGCGACAGCCTGCCGGCCTGA